The genomic DNA ATTGTTTGATACAATGTCACTTCAATCTGACTCCAGTGGTCACTCGGGTATATATGCATCCATCCTGCTCTACTAGCAAACAACCCATATACCTCCCGGACAATTGTCACGGACAACAACGTCTCGCTACACAAGCCAGCAGATAAGTCCAACGGTCCTGCATACCCATCCCGTGCCATGCCATTGTTCACATCGCCGCGGATAGCGGTGCCAAAACACAACCAGAGTCGTGAATCAAACGGTCGTACAACCTTGCTACCCGGGTTCGTCAGGAGAGGGTGGGATAGGTTAACGTAGGGCAGGGGTTGTTGGCGTGGCTATTTATTTCCTGCGTTTCGCTCTTGGGTTTCTCTGGTTGCCTTCGTTTGTCTATTTGACTTCTTTTGGTTTGCTTGTGTTTTGGCCGTCTGATATACTTGTTTGTAATTATCGTCAAGATGGCTGTGGGACCACGAGTCAACAAGGAAGAGTTCATGCGCGCTTTAGGCCTAACTACCTCTTCTCAAGATGAACAGTTCTATcgagccatgcgggtactcCCCCCTCACCCTCCCTTCCCCATACACCTACTGCCCCCCACCCACCCCAATCTCTAACCAGATCCGCAAAAAAAGGACGAAGCAATCCAAATCTACAACCGCATGAACCAAGACCGCAGCAACCTCCTCGACTCCCTCCGCGATGACCCCCGCACCCAACCCCCCTTCTACTGGCACCACATCCGCCCCGAGTGCCAGCGCTGGGGCATCCTGGAGATCTGGCGGACGGCGTCGTCGTACACGAGGCCGTATTTCGACCGTGGCTCGACGAGCGGCGAGTACGGGCCGAATTGGGTTGCGGGGTGGTTGTTGTATAGTGTGTTTCGGTCGAGAGATGAGAGGAATAATCGGAATCGGAGGAGGGGGAATGAGGCCGGTATGTTGCTCCTGTTATTGGACCCTGGGGAGGGGGAAGGTTGGGGAAAGGATGCTGATGGTGACTAGCACGGAAACAGGTGGACTTATCGCATCAGTTGCAGCAAaatcaacagcagcagcagcatggacatggacatggacatgggcagcaggagcagggtACGAAAGGGTACTATGACCCCGTGCGGAATGGGACGGTGAATTGACTGGTGGGAAAGACTTGGCTTGGACAACTGTAATGGATTAGATGACTCAATAAATAACTGTTTTGTTTCTCCCGTAGTACTGGTTGTCTCACGTCCTGGCAAACAAAGACGTACAGGAATCACATGATGGGTTAGTTAGGTTGGTAATAAGGGTCTACACTAGCTTGTATACtggcttcctcttctcttcatcatctATCTTTCTACTGTCTTACCTACTGCTCATACCATCCTCATCACCCGCATCTCTGGCTCCACCATGATTAACTCATAGCGTAAAGCACAAATACGACAAGGCTACCCACACTTCGTCATCGAAGACGTCTGCAAAATCGACTCTATCGAAGGAGTCCGTCGCGACTTCGACCTAGCATCAAccaaggaaaaaaaaaaaaaaaaactatgCTGTGGAaggggatggggatggggatgttgtGGTGCGGTAATTGCTTGAGCAAGGCGCCAATCCTTATCGGAGGGTTTTTATAATGGAGCCGATGCTTTTGATAGAGCGACAGGTAATCACGCAGTTCTGCGAGTTTTGGGGGAGTTGAAGGTGAGTCGAGGGTTGTCCGATGGTAGGGCAGGGGGAGAGGTAAAGCTACGGTGCCGCAGGGGAGGAAAGGTATCGCTAGGGTCAACTGATGTTACTGCAGGTATAAAGTGGATCGCGAAATATGTAATGATTTACTTTTCTGGCATTTCTGTGGTGTAGATATGGAACCCTCAATAGATAGGTTCCATCGGATCCGATGAAGCCAAGCTGCGGAACCGACGGGCCATATAAAGTATCTACATATCCACACTATTTTCTCGATTTTCTTGAGTACCATTCCCATTATCTCTCCTTATTTTCCCTTCAAAAAAATGTCCAATCCAGCAATTATAATCATCCCCGGCGCCTGGCACACCCCCCGCCACTACGCGCGCCTCATCACCCACCTCTCCAACCACAACTACTCCGCTACGGCCGTAGCCCTCCCTTCCGTGAACTCCAGTCCACCCCTTCCAACCTGGGAAGAGGATGCGCATGCCGTACGTCACGCCATCACGGAGAGACTCGATCTCGGGCAAGACGTTATCGCCGTCGCGCACTCATTCGGCGGAGTCGCCATGTCCGAGGCCGTCAAGGGCCTGGGCAAGGAAGAACGCCAGAAGCAAGGCTATGCTACCGGTGTCCTGCGCCTGGTTTATATGTGCGCTATGGCGCTGCCAAAGGGCCAGACGCATGTTGGGCAGATGAGACCCGTCACgccagaagaggaagagcggGAGAAGAAACAGAAGGAGTATGCGG from Aspergillus chevalieri M1 DNA, chromosome 1, nearly complete sequence includes the following:
- a CDS encoding uncharacterized protein (COG:S;~EggNog:ENOG410PXCW), encoding MAVGPRVNKEEFMRALGLTTSSQDEQFYRAMRDEAIQIYNRMNQDRSNLLDSLRDDPRTQPPFYWHHIRPECQRWGILEIWRTASSYTRPYFDRGSTSGEYGPNWVAGWLLYSVFRSRDERNNRNRRRGNEAARKQVDLSHQLQQNQQQQQHGHGHGHGQQEQGTKGYYDPVRNGTVN
- a CDS encoding alpha/beta hydrolase (COG:S;~EggNog:ENOG410PQ0J;~InterPro:IPR000073,IPR029058;~PFAM:PF12697) — encoded protein: MSNPAIIIIPGAWHTPRHYARLITHLSNHNYSATAVALPSVNSSPPLPTWEEDAHAVRHAITERLDLGQDVIAVAHSFGGVAMSEAVKGLGKEERQKQGYATGVLRLVYMCAMALPKGQTHVGQMRPVTPEEEEREKKQKEYAEKNGGMQFTDDGAILLPKHAIRDVLYNRCDPADVDEALTHLGSFPPGPLTVPTTYTAYHEIPSTYIVCENDNALPLSVQERMIAQGEGVFHVERCQEGHSPFLSNPEFVVGCLRRAAGEGA